In the Hordeum vulgare subsp. vulgare chromosome 7H, MorexV3_pseudomolecules_assembly, whole genome shotgun sequence genome, one interval contains:
- the LOC123410988 gene encoding uncharacterized protein LOC123410988, translated as MDPPGPTKDEGVGSKGEMDLPVADPGPVRDEGELLRCPFCDSEAVYKLAQFLLPGLAAVCVDGTTGDLFRSPSDVAVDLRKEMVDSITQRSETFIAETEAAEQNGENEMSDDPYEIVSIFMDDFSRTKRNIIGHVSGWLLSDSREDKIDDFVQEMEMTRFWPLERREAIAEVLLRNVDIKTKFHCPDKYENEARLADHKAQCSFRPVTCPNEGCRAKVSVRCMQDHDAACLFKILQCEQNCEKRLLRRDMDRHCVTVCPMRPMKCPFGCDSSFPEHTLEEHCSESLQQHLLKVLQVIHKNDFTTEELKDSALRLEKCEDRGKLCKARDARSLANIVKDVEAKNFQCCTVSHVTIAG; from the exons ATGGACCCTCCTGGACCAACAAAGGATGAAG GTGTTGGATCTAAGGGCGAAATGGATCTCCCGGTTGCCGATCCTGGACCGGTGAGGGATGAAGGTGAGCTACTCCGGTGCCCTTTTTGCGATTCCGAAGCGGTGTACAAACTAGCGCAGTTCTTGCTCCCTGGTTTGGCTGCGGTCTGTGTCGACGGTACAACCGGTGATCTGTTCAGGAGCCCATCTGATGTTGCCGTTGACCTGAGAAAGGAAATGGTGGACAGCATCACACAGAGAAGTGAAACGTTCATAGCCGAAACTGAGGCGGCGGAACAAAACGGTGAGAATGAAATGTCGGATGACCCTTACGAGATCGTGTCgatcttcatggacgatttcagTCGCAcgaaaaggaacatcatcgggCATGTCTCCGGGTGGTTGCTGAGCGACAGCCGCGAGGACAAGATCGATGACTTTGTGCAAGAAATGGAGATGACCCGGTTCTGGCCGTTAGAGAGGAGGGAAGCGATCGCCGAGGTCCTCCTCAGGAACGTGGACATTAAAACAAAGTTCCATTGCCCTGACAAATACGAAAACGAGGCACGTCTTGCTGATCACAAGGCACAGTGTAGCTTCAGGCCTGTCACTTGCCCAAACGAGGGATGCCGGGCAAAGGTCTCCGTTCGTTGCATGCAGGACCATGATGCAGCTTGCCTTTTCAAGATCCTTCAGTGTGAGCAGAACTGCGAGAAACGGCTTCTGAGGCGTGATATGGATAGACATTGTGTCACTGTCTGCCCCATGAGGCCCATGAAGTGCCCTTTCGGCTGTGATTCTTCGTTCCCTGAACATACCCTCGAGGAGCACTGTTCAGAGAGTCTCCAGCAACACCTGCTTAAGGTCCTTCAGGTGATTCACAAGAATGATTTTACAACTGAGGAGCTAAAGGACAGTGCTTTACGGCTGGAGAAG TGTGAAGATCGTGGTAAACTGTGTAAAGCTCGGGATGCAAGATCTCTTGCTAATATTGTGAAGGATGTTGAAGCAAAGAACTTTCAATGTTGTACTGTGTCTCATGTAACAATTGCCGGTTGA
- the LOC123412319 gene encoding uncharacterized protein LOC123412319, which produces MVCSRSLQELVLNVEGHTRVRGIVVATPMLEQLTVASRVGDNLCVSVLAPMAGNVSWHCRYGSESPGLGSWTLERVSLVMSPPATRLAPVLQIQLLKHRDRFSDWLSMQDTFAGEVEKHLQMQVAADLSVFDLELHLAPLGHVYGALASFFLGIHRIRDAIHRLKVVLPEPKLHTDKVKCEEEYCGCEPDDDWTCQTITVPELEEVEIDGFQGDDHEFEFLEHLLRCAPMLTRVILRVSGENTGTNDAKVHDFSMEHPYVECHYVGHS; this is translated from the exons ATGGTCTGCTCGCGCTCGCTGCAGGAGCTCGTGCTCAACGTGGAGGGCCACACAAGGGTGCGCGGCATCGTGGTCGCAACACCCATGCTGGAGCAACTAACCGTGGCCTCCCGCGTCGGAGACAACCTCTGCGTCTCCGTCCTGGCGCCCATGGCGGGCAATGTCTCATGGCACTGCCGTTACGGCAGCGAGTCACCGGGGTTGGGAAGCTGGACGCTTGAGAGAGTGAGCTTGGTGATGTCGCCGCCGGCGACACGACTAGCTCCAGTGCTGCAGATACAACTACTCAAG CACAGGGACCgtttctcggattggttgtcgatGCAAGATACCTTTGCGGGTGAAGTGGAGAAACATCTGCAGATGCAGGTTGCAGCCGATTTATCTGTCTTCGACTTGGAGCTGCATCTTGCACCTTTGGGCCATGTCTATGGAGCACTCGCGTCTTTCTTCCTCGGGATTCATAGGATTCGTGACGCCATACATAGGCTCAAGGTTGTCCTGCCAGAACCCAAGTTACACACG GACAAGGTGAAATGCGAAGAAGAATATTGCGGCTGCGAGCCCGACGACGACTGGACATGCCAAACTATCACGGTGCCGGAGCTTGAAGAAGTGGAAATCGACGGTTTTCAAGGTGACGACCACGAGTTTGAGTTCCTCGAACATCTATTAAGATGTGCGCCGATGCTTACAAGAGTGATCCTAAGGGTATCGGGTGAGAACACGGGTACTAATGACGCAAAAGTTCACGACTTCTCCATGGAGCATCCTTATGTGGAATGCCACTATGTTGGGCACAGCTAG